The following proteins come from a genomic window of Populus nigra chromosome 6, ddPopNigr1.1, whole genome shotgun sequence:
- the LOC133695648 gene encoding uncharacterized protein LOC133695648, producing MARQADRLVKIGQEGFAAIDEHFGRAKRWQPVMKVPYAHPTYYYVPATEVIDSNEAAQRYKGRVYLDYPKGKPVPF from the coding sequence ATGGCACGTCAGGCAGATCGTCTTGTTAAGATTGGGCAGGAGGGTTTTGCAGCCATTGATGAGCACTTCGGCCGGGCCAAGAGGTGGCAACCAGTTATGAAGGTTCCCTATGCTCATCCCACATATTACTATGTTCCTGCAACAGAAGTTATCGACAGCAACGAGGCAGCTCAACGCTACAAGGGGAGGGTTTATCTCGATTATCCTAAGGGGAAACCAGTTCCATTTTAA
- the LOC133695826 gene encoding uncharacterized protein LOC133695826 encodes MARQAADRLVKIGQEGFAAIDEHFGRAKRRPPVMKVPYAHPTYYYVPATEVIDSNEAAQRYKGRVYLDYPKGKPVPF; translated from the coding sequence ATGGCACGTCAGGCAGCTGATCGTCTTGTTAAGATTGGGCAGGAGGGTTTTGCAGCCATTGATGAGCACTTCGGCCGGGCCAAGAGGCGGCCACCAGTTATGAAGGTTCCCTATGCTCATCCCACATATTACTATGTTCCTGCAACAGAAGTTATCGACAGCAACGAGGCAGCTCAACGCTACAAGGGGAGGGTTTATCTCGATTATCCTAAGGGGAAACCAGTTCCATTTTAA
- the LOC133695718 gene encoding uncharacterized protein LOC133695718 — translation MARQADRLVKIGQEGFAAIDEHFGRAKRWQPVMKVPYAHPTYYYVPATEVIDSNEAAQRYKGRVYLDYPKGKPVPF, via the coding sequence ATGGCACGTCAGGCAGATCGTCTTGTTAAGATTGGGCAGGAGGGTTTTGCAGCCATTGATGAGCACTTCGGCCGGGCCAAGAGGTGGCAACCAGTTATGAAGGTTCCCTATGCTCATCCCACATATTACTATGTTCCTGCAACAGAAGTCATCGACAGCAACGAGGCAGCTCAACGCTACAAGGGGAGGGTTTATCTCGATTATCCTAAGGGGAAACCAGTTCCATTTTAA